Genomic segment of Apium graveolens cultivar Ventura chromosome 7, ASM990537v1, whole genome shotgun sequence:
TTTAAATCAGTTTTTGAATAAATATCGGATTATATGATTCGGATCTCGAAACAAATTTCGGTTTAATGAATTTCGTTTGGTCTTCAGACCCATATATAAAGTAGCCACACTGTTAAGCAAATGCAAATATTACCTTCTTCACATCCGTATTACAAAATCCATTTTCCAGTGTATCTGGCGGAGATAAGATAGGAAAGCTTTGAAGTAATGCCAGGGGGTTTCTAAATCAAGGCTGACATCAATGAGAAAAGCCCATTAATTGTTAAGAGAATAGATAATCCAAAGAATCATATTGTCATTTGTCACATTGACCACCATGGACAAACTAATCCAAAAACCTTCAATATTTCAGCATCTACAGGGCATTAAAGGACTTCTATGGTTTGTGATATTGAAATGTAGCATATTCAAACTGAAAGTTGTAGGTCAAATTTAATAGTCGGGCAATAATTGAAAACAATAGTTTCAGAGAAGAAGATGAAATCATGTTTGAATAAAACCAGAAAACACAGCTTCAGCCTTCAGACTTCATTGTGTAATTCAAAATCCCTACATAATAAGTTAATTTCATAACATTAAGCTTTCATTGCAAAGTCCAGCGTTTGGGCTTTGTAACTTTCCTTGGTAATAATCCTCAGCAACTTTTCCTATTATGACTGTGTAATCAATAATGTCCTCAACTGATGGCCTCAGACATTGTTGAGAAAGTGGAGCAATCAATTGCACTTCGCGCTCAAGCAGACAAGCACAACTGCACAAGTCCAAGCCCAGTGAGTTGAAAATATGCCATTCAACGCGGTTTTGAAACTGGAAAGAGTCTCCATGAGCCACACTACCGTTCAATATAATTCGATCTTCGGAATAGTTAATTGTAATATATTGAGACTGCAGATGTGAAGAATGGACAAAAACTATTGTACATGTGACCTCGCACTTGTGTCTTCTTCAAGAGCAACACAAAATTGTTTGCTGTAGTGTGAAGAAATAATTAGTATGATCAGTTTTTGTGAAACGTACAGGGAATAACTAGAAAAAGGTCTAGATGAAGAACATTAATAAGCTCGAGCTACAAATGAAACAACTCCAGATCCTCTGTTGGTCCCAAAAATGATCCTTCAAGACCTAAAACACGGAACACCAAATTTAGTAGTCGGTAGTCTACATGATAAAGAAGAATTGAAAAGAAAAAAGAGAGACCTGCCACAATGCTAGTACGCTACAAAGAGGACTGGGTACGAAATAAGcaaaaaatcatgaaattttgcACTGGATTTCAGTGTATATGTAGCGGCATCTTTAGACTTCTTAAATGTGACAAATTCATTATGCTCTCCTTCATTGGACTTGCACAGGTAATTGTTTTAAACAccagaaaagtttctaagaccTCTTCAGCAGGAATTCCCGTTGAAATTCTGTTACATAGAGCCTTTGCATCTCTGCATAGGTAAGTCTTGAATGAACAAACGTAAACTATCTTATTCCCAATAAGCATGCCTTTTAGCTTATGGATGGCAGTCTGAGCAGTTGTACACCGGCCAGAAGCATGATAAGTAGCAATATTAGTGGAAAGCACTTTCCCTTATTCTATCGTGTCGATTAATCTGTCCTAGAAATATATGTGCAAATATGAGATCGGACTGAAGATTAGTAACAAGAAAAGGAGGGTAGTAAATTTGAAGAACTTAGTAAAGAAAAGCTAAACGTGTATGTACATATGGAATGATATGAAGCTAAAAACAGAGTTTGTTATTTATCTCACGACAGCTTATTCGAGTGATGCATAGAGCAACTAATCGCGCTTGTGAAAGGAGTGTGACTATTATGTACGATTGGTCTTGGAACTTGGAGGTATCAAATATGTTGCAAGTAACCTAATCCACGATTTAAAGGTGAGAACATAACTTCAAATTTGTATAATATTTGAGAAAAGGTTCAGCAGAATCATGAGTAAATTACAAAACAGTCATATTTGAGGAATCACTGAGAGTACCTTTTACAAATGCTTCATTCTTTTTACCTAAAAGCAATCAATTAATCCTAAACACAACTTAATTAAGCATCCCCAAGctcctccagattagtatttCTGCATGAACGCTCTGCAACTTTGTATTGGCGCAAACAGACTGAACACTACCTCTAGATACTATATGTTTTACACTCAATTCAAACACAACCAAACGGATTTTCCCTAATAATTAAACTAACTAAATTATAGCTCAATCTCGAACAACAATTTGTCTCGAGTGGCAAAGCAAGCACAACCAGACACACTCAAATGGACTCGGCTCAAAAGGAGTCACCCGTTAAACAGAAATAAGAATCATTAATATCAGTCCATAAAATTAATCCGAAGACAGTGTTGACGATGATGTTGCAGATGAAGTTCTCGGTGATCCACCAGACGCCTGCTTTAACACCACTGTTGGTAGAATACCAGTCTTTCTCCTTTCATGCTCCTTGATTAATTCTCCGGAAAATGATTCCAGTTTCTCCAAATTAGTAATTTCGACCAACCTTTTGCCTTTAAATAAAGCTGATTCTACATTCTTTTGTCTCAACATTTGATCTACTGATGCCACTATTATATTTTTGTTCTTCTCTCTTTTTAAGCTACCGACACTTCCATTTGCTTGTATGCGAACGTAATCATCACCAGATTTTGCCTCTCTAAATGCCATTGACACAGTTTGATCAACCTGTACAACATAATACACAATCTTAAGACTTTTGCATATGTCACAGATAAACCCCAGTAATATACTCGGTATGAGTAATGCTTATGAAACGTGTGTGAATATTTATATTTCTGCAACTAACCGTAATAAAATGAACAAAATTATGAACATTAGTGAATAGGTTTTAAAATTAGTACCATGTCCGAAACTCCTTCTCCGGCAATCTTGATGTATGATGGCAGCAAAGGGGTTGATTTACCGGCATTTCCGCCATTATACATTTCACCATTACCCAAGGACACAACCAACAAATCCTCAACTCCTTTACAAAACGGAAACTCTTGCTTATTATTAAGCACGTGAGTGATCGCGGTGGCCGTCGGATTATTCATAGCAACCTCACCACCTATCGCCGTGATCTTGCTTTTCCGATCAACTGACTTCATCTCAACTGCCACCTGGCCAGCTGACGTGGCAGCACATACATCTTTGATCATGAAATCGTAGCCGTCAATTTCGAATGCATCAGCGCGGGAAAATACAAAAGGCCCCCCACTAGTTAAATCATAACAAGGCACTAAAACAGCCTTCAATGTGTCTTTTAATGTCAAATCACCGAACCTCTTCTCAAACACATTCTCCGATGACCCGAAAACTCGCCGGAGCAAACCCTTCGCCGGAATCCTAAAAAATTTCCGGTGATTTTCTATAATAAAATTCAAAGCTTCTTTTGCAGTACACAAAGGTTTACCATCTTTTCCGGCAGTAAAGAGAAGTGCAGCGAGAACACCTCCGGCGCCGGAACCAGCAACGACATCGAAGTAATCAGCAATTCGGGCAGAAGGGTCACCGGATTTTTGTTCTAAACTGGCTTCAAGTTGAACTAGAGACATTCCGGCAAGTACACCGTCGGTTGCACCACCACCATCAATAGAGAGAATTCTCACTTTTCCGGTAATGTGCTTGCCTGATTTAAATTGTTCAAGTGGCAACACATTTTCATGTTTTTTGGTTAGCGAAAGATCAAGATCTCCAAACAAGAATTTGTTTTCGAGAATTGAGAAGATTTCTGAAGTGAGCTTATTTAGCTCAGTGTTAGAATCAAGCATTGAAACTGTTGATGTCATTATAGTACTAGCAGTTGTAAATTTGTAAGTGATCACTTGCGATGTACACAAAAATAATACGAAAAATTTAGCTTTAAAAAAATCGTCGTAAATGACCTATTTTATTGTAGGCCGGTGTGTTAGATTTTTGAATAGAGGTGTGAAGTTAAAGAGGGAAATATATGATGATGTGGTATGAGGGATTAGTGAGGGTAGAGTTATATAGGGGAAGAAAAGTGGAGGTAGAGAGAATAGGTGAAAGCATGCGGATGGTGATTTGTATAATAAAGGTGAGGTCCATGGATTGAGTATAACATACTATTACATGATAGAGACCTGGCTTACCGCTCAAACAATTCAATATCATCAACGTTGTTACCTCCTCTTACTAAATTATTCAAAAGTTGGTAAACCTAAGTGTTGCATACAAAATTTAAGGAAGAATGGGGGAGTTACAAAACAAATCTGGATTTTCGGTTGGACCAAAATGGATAATCATAATATCATAATAATATAGAAAAATGTTATTTTCATAACACTTTTTAATTTTCACAATTATTGTAGCATTTTGTATTAAAATATACTATAAATTGCTGTAAATCCCGGGAAGCTATGCTAAAAAAAGCTGTTGTTATGCTTTCGATCATGAAGGTGCAACGGTAGTAGTACTAGTACTTGATTTTCTAACTTATATGAAGTCCTGCTTAATTAACTTGGAAATCTAATTTTGACATACAATCAAGTGTGAGAGACCAAGATAAATTGAACTAGGGAAACTGCAGTAATTCAGGTTAAGAATGTACACAAGTACCATGCATGTCCATTGAAAGTAGTTCAATGGTCAAAATGACAACTTTTAAACACAAATTAAGATGTAAGTTATGAGTAGTTAAGAAATTGATACCACCAACGAGATCTACTCAAGATTTAGCCAGCATATAAATTAAACAGGGCCCTCAATTAACTTTACCAAGATTCTAATATGGCGACCTGCAAATGCAGCTGGAGCTAAGAAAAGATTAATATGACCGACAAATACTTGCTTATTCACTTGTTCATCAGATATCTGCAATATAACAAGGGAGATGCATAATTTTGCATATGTATTTAACGTGAATTTAGGCAGCAGCTGCACAGTTGCATCTCCGGATTGATCAGCAGCTAGAttagaagatattttatttgGATATATATGTACCAGCGACTGCATTCATTATTTTGCTAGTAGTACTAGCTTTTGCATAAATGAGTAAATGATGACCCACGACTTTAATCTATATAAGCATTCTCGACACTAATTCAATCTtcatttaaaatttatatatattcttctgtatatcttcttATTCTCCTTCTTCCCTCTGCATCTGCGGTATCAATTTTGTTTAGGTTAAATAACTAATTCTAACAATTTTTTTGCTTTGTCAAGTGTTAATTGGTAAAGTGTATActtgataatttttttaataatgaTATTTGACCTCACATATATTTATATGCGcatataaattaaaatatgacTATATTTGACCTCACGTGCACGTATACACGCCTATAAATTAAAATGTGATAATTGTCATACTATGTCATTAGTAAAAAGGTTTTGGAATCGTATATGAGATACTTAACTCTACTCATCTACATTTCTAAATAGATAATTTGGCATTATATAGTTTGATAAATTTTGTCAATTTATTTATATATGATGTTAAATTCTTAATTATCGTTATTCTCTTTCAATCGAAATTATATTTAACTGATCAGTTGATATTAGACGAaatttttctaaattttattataaaaacatcaaaaaattcaactttttttcttattataccatTTTCACACAAATACTCTAACATAAATTCAAATTAAACATTATATTAGCAATCTTGCCCGTGTTTCGTATACGGAAATCTATTACAATATATAAAAGTatgtaaaaattttaaaataattgaagatGTTATAATGCACATGTACCGGAAAAACAAGAAACGGTTATAAAATACCAATCTTTTTTGTTAACGCCAGTATACCCCTCTCATTTACTCTTTTTCATACTTGTAAGGACTTGGTGCACGTAGGGATGATAATGAGAGGTTCCTAGAGGTTTCGTAGACCAAATCAAATCACCGACGGGGGAGATATACATCTGATTCCAAATGTATCGGATAATATGTACTGTTGTTAACataaaagaagaaaaaaaatgatTTACAACAAAATCAAAGAATAGATATTTGTCACCGGGGCTGTCTCGCTAGTAGGGTTGGGGCAGGTGGGGGACACCACCGGCTGTTGGTACTAACAAGTAAAGTTGATTAGTACTATTATATGGACTTGTATATATTTACTATTTAGCcgtattttgaaatttttataaagtataattttataatatatttttttaattcttttttgaaatttaatcataaaaattttatttaaatttttttaaaaaaatattgtgaagttatattttaaaagaatattaaaaaatatgacaaaaaataatgtatataattTAATAGGATCACTTGCTTAAACATTAACAATATCGACCCTTCACAAACCAGTCCACTTTATCAAGCTAGTACTAATCGTAAGTAATCCTATTTGGCtcctatatataatataaaaaatataatcttttaaaattttcctattaatttcaaaagtattctttattttgaattttaaattatatattattcatattttaaatttaaCATGACAAATATTTGAGTTGAAATATgtgcaaataaaatattttatcgACAAAAATGAGTTAAGAACTATCTAGTGAATTTTAAAATAGAGAAGAAAGTAAATGGTCTTACGTTTTTAGGTCTTAACGagttatttataaatattataaaataataaatataagtGATTTAATACATCATTTTGtaataataaatttgaaaataggtTGACAAAAAAtagaaagagaaagaaagaaagtAAATGTATTAATGTAAATACAACTTATAGGTGGTTTGGTTGACACGAATTTAGATTGGGTATCTCAAATACCTGCGAAGTGATAATTGATATTGTTGTTTGGTTGAACAAAATgggctgagttctatggagtccacctttttatcggagtcctcggagtccatctacgttctgcaaataaaatatattgtaaaacgtgttactttgcaaaacatgttacacaaatagcataacttcaacaaaatcatgcaaatctcatatatttacggtacaatatgtatgttctgcaatatgttctgcaacatgaacatttatgttctgcaaactaaacatgttttgtagaatatatatttttgcaatgttctgcttgtaaaatgtatgcaatctacaagatttttgatagaatagtgatgtttgtcgaaaaataatatgttttgcaatattttaagctatattttacttgcagaacatatatggactccgaggactccaattaaaggtggactccatagaactttactctgAACAAAATATGGGTATTAGAATTACCTAAGAACTCCAAATGCCTACACAATTTGGGAAGTTGCTCAACCACCCCTACCTAAGTTAGTCACACTTCCCATGTCTGAATATAAAATCAATCcatatattaaataattaaaatccaAAATTTATGTTTAAATGAAAGATATTTGTTATTAAAGTTatttaaaaattaagaaaaccTAACTCACTATATTAATAAATTATAGTATATGtgcaaataatatttaataatattaatttttaaaatcatgtAATACAATTTgatatttaaaattttagttaaCATACGAGTttgtaattaaaaatataattattacaatccaatttttattattattcaactaaattttattataaaatttaaaatgtaaatttataatttattgatgataacaaaaattATTTCAAGTCATGTGTTAAAATACTagtaataatatttttaatacattaatacaaaaatatattgaaaagatatataattttgtataattatttttattgtatataattaaaaaattaagatAAACAATAAGATAGATATTATAAtgaaataataataacaataataataactcaaaataattattaaaaaaaaaataaaataagtaaaTTAAATTAAACATGATAATAGAGTACCTAGGAATTAGATATACCTATAAATGTCAACCAAATAAGTTTATTACATTTCTCAGGAAGTGCAAGTAGAAAGGAAGTATAAACAAGCACTTAAAGTTTGTGTGACTCTTAAAAATAAAGAAGAAAGACTATTAGTTAGTTATTTGAGGAGGCACTAACAGACCCGTTAGAGTTGAAATTTCaccattttttttatattttgagTTAAGAGTTCAAATAAAGATTGATTTAAGAATTTGTTTGAAGAGAATATCGGAAATGCTCAAACACACTCTTTATTCAAACTATTAATTCAAAAATTGAGCAAGTCAAAATGTTGTTCTAATAAGTTCTTCGAATCTACTCTTTAACTTTAAGAGGTAATCTCTGCtctcaattttaaaaactaaaTTTCAGTTTTAACTATTATTTTATGTATTGTTAAATGAGAAGATATTAAATCACTTATAGCCAATAATTTATATGTTGGAGATGCTCTAACGGAAATTAAGAGTAGCATATATTTCATTTTTGTTGAACACTATATTTTATGagaaaaatatttaatatttaatttaatttgattaatAAAAGTGGCAATATTATTTTAACAACCAAAACACTAATTAAAACTGACCGTTAAAAAATATCGGTTAAAAAAGGGATAGAAGATAGAACCGACAACTAGAGAGATTTTAGCGTAGTTAGTTATGACGTATAACTTTCATAAAATCTCAATATATCGTAAATTTCTTTCTGCAAAATTACTGAATTAAAAATTGTTTTGGGGTTACCTTTTTTGCCAAGTGTCATTCACGTGTCTATTTAAATTCTAAACTAGTACTTTTTATAACGAGTTTCATCTTTCCTTGCATTTGTTGCATATCATCAAATTCTTTAAATTATTATACAAAACATGCCTACCATATACTATATTATTTtctattatatataattaataactGCAGACATCATGACGTTGCCCTCTCATTAGTACACCCCACATTATTCTATATTTCATTGCTCTTCACGTCTGATCTTTTCTTTGCATTATAGCAACTTCGTCTTTTAATTATGCATGGGCTTATTGTTCTTCTGTTAGTTAGAGAATATTGTTAATCTAATTACCTTTTATGATTTGTATAGTTCCACTATGTTTAATGGTAAATTGCATTGGATAAAGAAGAGAAAACCTTAAAGCAAACTTCTTATTTTCGATTGTTTGCTTTTCTAGGTTGTTATATATAAATAGCCTActgattaaatataaattaatattagAAAAAAAATACAAATTAACAACTAAATAGGAATTACTATAGATATAATTAGTAATTATTAATTAAACTACTTATATATTTATGACGGTGACATCACTAGTAGTCAGTATTAtgtaatttagttattatttATGTGTAATTTAGTAAAAGTCACTAAAttgtaaatatataatttatttttatatttaataattttcaatatataaattaataatttcaGAGAGATTTGTACTTTGTATTTTAGTTTTGTTTGTATTAGAATAAGACtctatacaaatatatatatatataagatgttTATAATAATGAAGTGTTTATACTAACGGATTAATGATAGGTAATTTGAATATAATGACTTGGTGTATATGTGTTGTGTTTAGACATAATTTTAGGATATCTGAATTATCAAAACTTTGATCGAGTGACTATATATTTGAAAGTGACGTATATTGATGTATATGTATTGTGTTTAAATGAcaattttgaatttctaatttatataatttatatgaTGGTTTGTGAAAATAAGGATAAGAACTTAGCATTGATTGTACTGACAGTTTTCTAAAAATTTAGGATCGTTAATTATCACTAAGTTATAGTGGTCGTGGTATAAATTAAAGGGTACAAgttattatttttatgtgattatcTATATTGTGTGGGAcaatttttgaataaaaatttaatttgcattttatttttttgatttgtaacttataaattttaaatttttgtaACTCCCGTCATAATGAGAGAATTTTGGTTTTATCATTATTACATAAGttataaaattattatcatatataAGTTCcatatctattatatatataatataacaACTTAAGGATTTAATGAGCAAATTTAATCACAAATACTCTAATTAATAtccataaaatattaaaattggtACTCATTATATTACCTGATTCTCTTGTAGGCTTGAAGTCATTCTTCATGCATACCTTTTTATACTTTTATGGCACTCATGAGTTTCATTATGCTTTAAGACCAATGTCATAttaatgttgtttatgattttgtgtattgaattacattgttcattatattattattataaaattggaTGGTTTTTCTAAAATGTGGGTCAGATTCGTGGTCAAgtcagattggtggtcatattaggccaatgtgtgtcttggatccagtatatagagcaaagctgtgtgccttactcgtggttagtgcgtgactgatcagcaacctaaccttagttttaaaatttaaaagtgaatattcAATTCTAATCACTGTTTAACAAGAACTTGATccttttaattaaaaaaatatcaaCTAAAAAAGTACATGTTAAGCATGCATGTGCATTGTAACCATTTATATCTCTTATTAAAAAATTGTATTTACACAtgtcatactttaattattatatttatgttATATATATGTCCAAATTCACATAAAGATGATAAAATAAGAAATTTTCATGTTTATAGGTACAATACAAAGTTGTAGTGGCATTAAATGCTGCATAACTCATCAATCACATTTTTAACACAGAAACAAACAAAATAATTCATATCACATTTTTAACAAACAAACACAAAAAATAATTTTCATATTTAGATTATGGACATGAATCACATTGGCTAAATATTACATTGCGTCTAACTAGTGGACCTCCAGGATTTTATTTTCCTCTTATCGCCTATATCAATTAATGCACCATTCGCTTTCTTAAGTGTTGTGGCTTATTTTTTTGAAATGCATGATAGGAAatgaatatgtgtgtgtgtatggtATAGCTTATAGTATTCATAAAATATACGATTATGCTGATTTATATTGGTATTTGAATGCGTTCTTACATGCCACAACGTGAATGAATGGTATCgattaaaagaaataattatGGTAAGGTTTCTGTATCAAATGCAACAATGAGGCACATAACATATCCTGAGCTATGTATTTGTTAATATTGAACGAGAGGGAGGGGGAGCTTTATTAAGGtcaagaataaaaattcaagaagacTTAAATTCAAATAACAGTTATAAAACAAAAGTATATGTGAATAAACTACTATATTATGCAGTAGTTCAAACAACCATTAACATTACCGCAACAATCTATATGAATCACCCAATGTACAATAAGGGATACCATTACAAATATTATTTCAGCTTAATATCAAATGTCGACGAATATATTTTGTACTGATGCCGTTATACCTCAAAACTACTAATTATATAGATAAACAAATAAATAATCTATCCACCGGGATACAACATGAATATACAGTCAAGAACTGTAGTTAAAATAACATATTCATACAACTTAGAACATGCATGTGCATTGCACGGGTTATAGAGCTAGCTTTTCTATAAAAAGAGGCTCATGCCTCATTGTTTTACATACCAAA
This window contains:
- the LOC141675140 gene encoding patatin-like protein 7, which produces MTSTVSMLDSNTELNKLTSEIFSILENKFLFGDLDLSLTKKHENVLPLEQFKSGKHITGKVRILSIDGGGATDGVLAGMSLVQLEASLEQKSGDPSARIADYFDVVAGSGAGGVLAALLFTAGKDGKPLCTAKEALNFIIENHRKFFRIPAKGLLRRVFGSSENVFEKRFGDLTLKDTLKAVLVPCYDLTSGGPFVFSRADAFEIDGYDFMIKDVCAATSAGQVAVEMKSVDRKSKITAIGGEVAMNNPTATAITHVLNNKQEFPFCKGVEDLLVVSLGNGEMYNGGNAGKSTPLLPSYIKIAGEGVSDMVDQTVSMAFREAKSGDDYVRIQANGSVGSLKREKNKNIIVASVDQMLRQKNVESALFKGKRLVEITNLEKLESFSGELIKEHERRKTGILPTVVLKQASGGSPRTSSATSSSTLSSD